ACATCGAGCGGATGCACCAGGTTCAGCAGGCTTTTGCCCAGGCTCCACTGGCCGAGTTTGCCGGCCAGTACTGCCGTTACCACCCGCTGGCGCAGCGGCAGAGGCGGCGCCTGATGCACCAGACCGATCCGCGCACGCAGGCGTTGCCGTTGCCGTGCAGACAAATGCCAGGCGCGCTCACCGAGCACTTCGATCTCACCGCTGCTGGGCCGAAGTGCGGTAGCCAGCAGGTTGAGCAAAGTAGATTTGCCGGCCCCGGAAGGGCCAATGATGGCGACCTGTTCGCCGACGCCAATCTGCAAGTCGACGCCGCGCAGGGCGTCGACTCCATTGGCGTGGCGCAGGCTGCCTTGGGTGAGGCGTAAGGTCATTTCAGCAGTTCGGCAGCGCGGGCGGCTTCCTCTATGCCCTTGTAGTTTTCAGGCTTGGTGTCGATGAAGCGGCTGGCCGCTTGCAGATCGAGAATCTTCTTCTGCTCAGGGTTGGCCGGGTCGAGATCAAGGAAAGCTTTTTTGATCTTCGCTGCCAGCGCCGGATCGAGCGTGCCGCGCACTGTCCAGTTGTAATCGAAGTAGGTCGGAGTGGTGGCGAAGACTTTCACTTTAGTGGTGTCGACCTTGCCGGCATCCACCAGTTTCTGCCAGACACTGGCGTTCAGTACGCCGGCATCGACCTTGCCGGCCTGCACCCAGGCAACGGTAGCGTCATGGGCGCCGGAGTAGGCGACGCGGCTGAAATACGCCTCAGGCTTGATGTTGTCATTTTTCAGCATGAAGTAACGCGGCATCAAACTGCCGGAGGTGGACGACACGGAGCCAAAGGCGAACGTCTTGCCTTTGAGGTCGGCCAGGCTCTTGACGTTCGGATCGGCGGTGATGAATTTGCTGGTGAACTGCGCATCCTGCTCACGCTGCACCAGTGGAATCACCGGGGTGGTGGCGTCGGTCTTCAAGCGCGCCTGAACAAAGGTGAATCCACCCAGCCAGGCCATGTCGAGACGGTCGGTGGCCAGCGCTTCAACCACCGCCGGGTAGTCGGCTACCGGAACGAACTGCACCTTCATGCCCAATTGCTGTTCCAGATACGCACCCAGAGGCTCGAACTTGCGCAGCAACTCGGTCGGGGCTTCATCGGGGATCGCACTGACCCGCAATACATCAGCGGCTTGCGTCACCAGTGCGGAAAAGGACAGGGCCAGACCGGCTGTCAGTGCCAAGGTTCGTTTGAGCATGGGAATCTCCGTTTCGTGAGCGTCAAAATCATTGCGCCTGCATCCGGGCGCAAAATCAGGTTAGACGAAACGGCGAGGTTATACGCATTCGCAGGTTCAAAGGCCAGCACACGATATTTGCGTAAAGTTTTTTCTGTAGGCGCTGACGCAGGCTGCGATCTTTTGATCTTGTGTTTAAAAGTCAAGAGATCGCAGCCTTCGGCAGCTCCTGCATGGGCGATCAATGGTTGTCGGGCAGCCTGGCGATCACCTTGATCTCGAAGTCGAAGCCATACAGCCAGGTCACACCGACTGCGGTCACGGTCGGATGCGGGGCATCGCCCCAGAACTCTGTCAGCACGACATTCCAGATCGTCTCGAACTTAGACTGCGGGTCGACGATGAACACGGTGACGTCGACCACATCGGCGAAGGTGCAGCCGGCCTCATCGAGGATGGCGTTCAAATTGACGAAGGCCTGGCGCACCTGATTTTGCAGATCCGGCTCTGGCGAGCCGTCCTCGGTGCTGCCGACTTGCCCCGAGACAAACAGAAAGCCGTTGGAGCGAATGGCTGGCGAGTAGCGATTGCGCTCGTAAAGGGTCCGGCGTGCAGGTGGGAAAACAACATCGCGCTGCGTCATGGGGTGTCTCCATCAGTGAGTTGATGAAGCAACATTAGGGGTTTGCAGTGGGGCGATAAACGCGCAATCTTGGCGCTCACTGTTTGCAATATACAAACAATCAGAGGGCGAAAAGTGGACCGATTTGATGCAATGCAGGCCTTCGCCCGGGTCGTCGAGGCGGGGAGTTTCACCAAAGCCGCCGAAACCCTGCACATGAGCAAGACCACGGTGACCCAGTTGGTCCAACAGCTAGAGGCGAGGTTGCGGGTCAGATTGCTCAACCGTACGACGCGCAAGGTCAACGTCACGGCGGACGGCACGCTGTATTACGAGCGAGTGATCAAGCTGCTGGCCGACCTGGAGGATGCCGAAACCAGCCTGTCCGGCGCCGCCGCTTTGCCCAGTGGCCGGTTGCGCGTGGATGTGCCCAGTCCACTGGCGCGCCATATTCTTGTGCCGGCATTGCCCGGGTTTCACGCGCGTTACCCGGACATCCAGATCGACATGGGCGTCAGTGATCGTATCGTCGACATCATCGATGAGAACGTCGATTGCGTGGTGCGCGGAGGTGAACTGCTGGATCAGTCATTGATGGCTCGCAAAGTCGCGGATCTTCCACTGGGTGTGTTTGCCGCGCCCGCCTATCTGGCCCGCGCCGGCACACTGGTGCATCCGCAAGAGCTGGAAGATTCGCATCATCGGGTCGTCGGTTTTTTGTGGGCGCGCACGGGAAAACCTGTGCCTTATGCGTTGCATAACGACAGCGAAAGTCTGCAAATAAAGGGCCGCCATGTGCTGGCGGTCGATGACGGTAATGCCTACCTCGCGGCAGGCCTCGCCGGTATGGGTGTGCTGTGGTTGCCCAAATACATGTCCGATGCGCACGTGGCTCAGGGCGAGTTAGTGCCCTTGTTCGAAGACTGGCAACTGGAACCGATGCCGCTCTACGTGGCCTATCCGCCGAACCGGCATGTCAGTCGCAAGTTGCGAGTTTTTATTGACTGGATTGTTGAGTTGATGGCGTAGCGCAACGGGTGCAAGCAGCCACCGGCCGCAGGCGAGATTGACTCTGGCGCGGATCAGGCCAACTATCGGCGGATAACAACATCACCGATGGACCCGACCTTGATCGAACGACGCCAATTCAGCGGAGGCATGAAGGGGAAAAACCTCCGCTATCTGAATGAGCAATCTGCTGAAACTCGCATCACGCGCACCGGTTTTCTGCTGCTCGAACATTTTTCGCTGCCGGCCTTCACCCAGGCGCTGGACACGATCATCACCAGCAACCTTTTGCGTCCGGGGCTTTTTGCTGCTCGTACGTTTGCATTAAGTGATGAAGAAGTCGTCAGTGATCTGGGCCTGATCATTCGCCCGGATGCGCGGATTGATCTGCCGGCGCTTCAGGAGCTGGATCTGCTGGTGGTGTGCGGTGGTTATCGCACCGAACTAAAGGCGACGGATGCGTTGATCCATCTGTTGCGTGCGGCGGCGGAGCGGGGCGTCAGTCTGGCTGGCTTGTGGAATGGTGCGTGGTTTCTCGGGCGCGCCGGATTGCTCGACGGTTACCGCTGCGCGATCCACCCGGAGCATCGTCCGGCGCTCACTGAAATTGCCAAGTCCACCCAAGTCAGCAGTGAACCTTACGTGATAGATCGCGACCGGCTCACGGCGTCCAGCCCCTCCGGGGCTTTCCATATGGCGCTGGACTGGATCAAAAGTTTGCACGGCAAGGCGCTGGTTGAAGGTATTGAGGACATTCTGGCGTTCGAAGAGTCGCGGTATCGGCGCATCAAACCCGATGAAAACATCTGCGTCAGTGCACCGTTGCGTGAAGTGGTGAAGCTGATGGATGCCAACCTGGAAGAACCGTTGGAGCTGGAGCAATTGGCGGTTTATGCCGGCCGCTCCCGGCGCCAGTTGGAGCGCTTGTTCAAAGAGCAACTCGGCACCACGCCGCAGCGCTATTACCTGGAACTGCGCATCACCGAAGCGCGGCGCTTGCTGCAACACACCGAGTTGTCGCAAGTGGAAGTGCTGGTGGCGTGTGGTTTCGTCTCGCCGAGCCATTTCAGTAAGTGCTACAGCTCATACTTCGGCTATCGCCCCTCAAAAGAAAAACGCCTCGTCAAATAACCCAAACCGTTACCAGCCCGAGTTCACTTCGGTATTACCAGGCCGATGTTGTTTACGGTTGACTGATCTGAGACGGCGCGGGTGGCTTGCCTGACATCCGGTAAGGAAATAGTCCAAACTTGACGCCGCCCAAGGCAAGATAATCCCGGGCCCAGATCCCTCCCCATAATGGTTGGAAGAATTCATGCTGACCGCTTTTTTGCAGTACCCGGTTTCATTTGGCGACCCAGCAGCAAACTTCAATAAAATTCGCGATGCTGTTGACTCGGCACAATTTGATCTCTTGGTAATGCCCGAGCTTTGCACCATTGGTTATTTTCACGAATCGCCTGAGGCATTGTTTCTTCATGCTGAATCGGCGCTCGATGGGCCAACGGCGCAGTTTTTACTGCAGCTGTCGGCAGACAAGAATGCAACGCTGATTGCGGGTATCGCCGAGCGTGACGGCGATCAAATCTTCAATACGGCGATTGTCGTATCGCGCGGACGCTGGCTGGGAAAACAGCGCAAGTGCCACCTGTCTCGTATAGAAAAGCTCATCTTCACCCCAGGCGATTCATTAGCGTGTTTCGATGATGGAATCTGCCGTTTCGGCGTTCTTACCTGTTTCGACCTTTGGATGCCAGAAGCCGCTCGCCTGTTGGTGCGCCAAGGTGCGCAGTTACTGTGTTGTCCCGCCAACTATGGTGGGCCTTGGACAACCCAGCTTGCGCGCATTCGCGCGATGGAAAACGCCACTCCGCTGATTTGTGCCAATCGTACGGGTGTGGAAATGTATGCGGGCGCAGAGGCGACTTTCCGAGGTGAAAGCCAAATTGTCGGGCCTATGGGAGAAGTCTGGACTTGCGCCACAGAAGAGACGTCGCTGGGTTTGTCGATAATCGACCCGGCTGCACACGTCCTCAAGGCGAATCCTATGTGCGATGACTTGATGGCAGAGGCAAGCCGCTATGCTTTAGCAGGCCCACACTTAAAATGAACCGACGCAAGTAACGCTATTTGGCCCAACGCTTTGCCAAGGCACCTCAGGACCAGGACCAGGGCATGCAGGCTGCTTAAACAACATTTCGCGCACACGTTTAACTTACACGCACTGTTACGCCATAACGGCTACAACACCTTGCGCCGTTACCTACGCGTACGCCAGAATCCGCCGGCTTACGCGCCTTGAGGCGGGCTGTATCGTTTCCCGGTCACTGCAAAACAGTGATCGGGTTTGGTAGCCCGCTTCATTTACAGTTATTGCGTCGCCATTTGCAGCCTCGTTTTTTAAGGCTGAAATTTATATGGTGGCCATGCGTGGGGCTCCCTCGGGAGCGCCGGGTTTACTGTTTTGACCGGTCTACCAACCCACAAATGGCCGCCACCCTTCGTTTGGTAGCGAGAGTGATGGCTCCTTTTATCTTTTAAAACAGGTGTCATCTATGTTCAAAATTACGCCAAACCCACCAGAAACCGATTCGATCCCCTACGATCCCGCCCTTGATGTGCAAAACATCAAAAAGGCAACAGAACACGCGATCAACTTCTACCTCAATCCTTCAGCACTGAAGACTTCAGTGCCCACCCGCAAGACCGGCAAGGTCTACCTCATCGATCCCGCAGCGGATAACGAAACGCTGCTCGTCGAGGCGACTGAAACCTTGTCCTCCGCCAGTGACATGGCCCGTGAACTCGCCGATTCGATAGACCCTTCACAGCGCAAAAAGATGCTGATCCTGCAGCAGGTGATCATGCTCAGTGAGCTGGTGGTCGGTCGAGTCCTCGACAACCAGCGCTTGCCGCACTAGTGGGGAGTTTCAGCTGATGTCCAAGACACCCGAACCACCGGTTACCGATCCGGACTGCCTGTCGCCGGCGGCCGTGATCATGGCCACTCCCTATACGCCCAGCACTCTATTTACGGTCAACCCGCAATCCGACACCGAATCCTTGCTGACCAATGCCAGCGGTTCCTTGGCGTCCGCCGCGGTCATGCTCGGTAATTTTGCAGGTGCGCTGGAGGGGTCAAACCGCAATACCCTGCTGGGCATTGCGCAAGTGGTCATGTTGGGGGAGTTGGCGGTGAACAAGGCGCTGGATAACGTTGTGCCAATCGATTAATCACTCACGTTAATGATCAAGCAGTCAGCCTTTGCGGCTGACTGCTTTTTTGTTTGCGCCAGGATAAGACGCCTTTACAGGTGATCCGCATCAATCACAGCCTTGGCAAACGCCTGCGGATCTTCCTGCGGCAAGTTGTGGCCAATGCCGCCGTTGATCAAGCGGAACTGGTACTTGCCCGTGAAGCGTTTGGCGTAATCCTCAGGCGCCGGGTGCGGTGCGCCGTTGGCGTCGCCCTCCAGCGTGATGGTCGGCACGCTGATCGACGGTGCGGTGGCCAGTTTTTGCTCCAGCGCCGCATATTTCGCTTCGCCCTGCACCAGGCCCAGACGCCAGCGGTAGTTGAACACGGTGATGTCGACGTGATCCGGGTTCTCCAGGGCTTTGGCAGAGCGGTCGAACGTGGCGTCATCAAACTCCCACTGCGGTGACGCCGTTTGCCAGATCAGCTTGGCGAAGTCGTGGGTGTTTTTTGCGTAGCCGGCGCGACCCCGGTCGGTAGCAAAGTAAAACTGATACCACCACTGCAATTCAGCCTTGGGCGGCAACGGATTCTGGCCGGCGGCCTGATTGCCGATCAGGTAGCCGCTGACCGACACCAGTGCCTTGACCCGTTCCGGCCACAGCGCCGAGACGATACCCGCCGAACGTGCGCCCCAATCGTAGCCGCCGAGCACCGCTTGCTTGATCTTCAAGGCATCCATGAAGTCGATGACATCACTGGCCAGCGCCGCCGGTTGGCCGTTGCGCAGGGTGTCCTTGGAGAGGAACTGTGTATCGCCATAACCGCGCGCATAGGGCATCAATACCCGATAACCCTTGGCCGCGAGCAACGGCGCGACTTCGTCGTAGCTGTGAATGTCATACGGCCAACCGTGCAGCAGAATCACCACCGGGCCATTGGCCGGGCCGGTTTCGGCGTAGGCGACGTCGAGCACGCCGGCCTTCACATGTTTCAACGGGCCGAAGGGCGAGGGTGCGGAATAGCTTACGGCTGCAGGTTCAGAGGTTTGCGCCTGAACTGTGCCAAAGGCACCGAACAACGACAGCGCCAGGATCGAAAGTCCGAATGCGGTTTTGCGGGTGTGCAGTGCCTTTTTCATGATGACGTCTCCTTTGCGAGCTTTTGGCCTTGGGGGCTTTGTGAACCCTTGAAACCTTGCGTGCATTTGAGCGTAGGGACGTATCCGGCCTGTGTCGAAGAACGGCATTGTTGAAAGGTGATGTATCCCGGCGAAGGGCGTACACAGTGTGATACACAGCGTCAAACGGGCTGATCAACGGGCTGATTCGGGCCAAAATAATAAGTCGCTGTTTTAAAACAAAAAATATTTCATCTCAGGCTTCCCAAACGTAACGAATGTTGTTAAATTGCGCCCCGTTCTTGCAGTGATCCTCACGGAGCCGCTGATAAGAACTGTAGGGGCGTCGCCAAGCGGTAAGGCAGCAGGTTTTGATCCTGCCATGCGTTGGTTCGAATCCAGCCGCCCCTGCCATCTATCGAAAAACGCCAACTTCGCAAGAAGTTGGCGTTTTTTTATGCCTGCGATTTGGCTTCGGCGCAGAAGGGCGGGCGAGTACGGCGCCGAAGCACCGTACTCGCCAACCACTCAGTGCGGTGCGCGCGGGATGGTTTTCATCAGGTCTTCGGGGCTGATGTGGCCGACCACGCTGCCCGGTTGCGGCAGGTTGAGGATGTGGCCTTTCATCTTGCCGATGATGTGCATTTCGCACGGCTTGCAATCGAACTTCAGCGTCAGCACTTCATCGCCGTGGATCAACTGCATCGGCGCGACTTTGGTGCGTACGCCGGTCACGCCTTTGGCCTGTTTCGGGCACAGGTTGAAGGAAAAACGCAGGCAGTGCTTGGTGATCATCACTGGCACTTCGCCTGGCTCTTCGTGCGCTTCATACGCCGCGTCGATCAGCTTGACGCCGTGACGGTGATAGAAGTCGCGGGCCTTCTGGTTGTAGACGTTGGCCAAAAAGGTCAGATGCGAATCCGGGTACACCGGCGGCGGGCTGGTCTCGGCTTTGCGGCTGCCACGCGGGTGAGCGGCGACCCGGGCGGCGGTCAGGGCTTCAATCACTTCACGGCGCAGGGATTTGAGCTGCGAGTTAGGGATGAAGAAGGCCTGTGGCGCATCCAGTTTGATGTCGGTGGCGTGGTACTGCGTGGTGCCCAGTTGACCGAGCAGATCGCGCAGTTGCTCAAGTGCCTGTTCTGGTTTGTTGGCAACACCGAACGGGCCGTTGAGGGTCACGCTGGCGCTGATGCCTTCTTCGCTGGTGGCGGTGATTTCCAGCTGTTCTTCACGCAAGCGTGCGAACCAGCTCAACGCTACACGGCGTTCGGAAGAGGTCTTTTGCAGCGCCTGTTGCCAGTTGTGATCGAGGTTGCGATTCAACGGGTGGCTTGGACGCAGCTTGAACAGGCCTTCGGGCATTTCGTTCGGCTCGACGCGGTAGCGGTAGCGCTTCTCGCCGTCTTCCTCGAACTCGCCTTTTGGCTCAGCGATGTTGGCGCGGAAACCGACCACTTCACGCTTGACCAACACGTTCAAACCGTCGCCATTGGACAGCGGTTCGTGGGTCACGACCTGCATGTCACGCTTGCCGACTTTCTCGACTGTGCCCACCGGCAGACCGGTGAAGGTCGGCGAGTCGAAGGCGCCGATGTCGATCTTGCGATCGGTCACGAAGTAATCGGTGCTGCCACGGTGGAAGGTTTTCTCCGGATCGGGCAGGAAGAAGTGCGCGGTGCGGCCGCTGGAAGCGCGGGCCAGGTCCGGGCGATCTTCAAGTACGTCGTCGAGGCGCTGGCGGTAATAGGCGGTGATGTTCTTCACGTAGCCCATGTCTTTGTAGCGGCCTTCGATCTTGAACGAACGCACACCGGCTTCAACCAGGGCGCGGATGTTGGCGCTCTGGTTGTTGTCTTTCATCGACAGCAAGTGTTTTTCGTAGGCGATCACGCCACCCTTTTCATCTTTGAGGGTGTACGGCAAACGGCAGGCCTGGGAGCAGTCGCCACGGTTGGCACTGCGCCCGGTCTGCGCGTGAGAAATATTGCACTGGCCGGAGAAAGCTACGCACAAGGCGCCATGGATGAAGAATTCGATGGCGGCGTCGGTTTCATCGGCGATCGCGCGGATTTCCTGCAGGTTCAGCTCGCGGGCCAGTACCAATTGCGAGAAACCGGCCTGATCGAGGAACTTGGCCCGCTCCAGCGTCCGAATGTCGGTCTGGGTCGAGGCGTGCAGCTCGATCGGCGGAATGTCCAGCTCCATCACGCCCAGATCCTGAACGATCAGCGCGTCGACCCCGGCGTCGTACAGCTGATGGATCAGCTTGCGCGCCGGCTCCAGTTCGTTGTCGTGCAGGATGGTGTTGATGGTGGTGAAGATTCGCGCGTGATACTTGCGGGCGAATTCCACCAGTTCGGCGATTTCGCTGACTTCGTTGCAGGCGTTGTGGCGCGCGCCGAAGCTCGGGCCGCCAATGTACACGGCGTCGGCGCCGTGCAGGATCGCCTCACGGGCGATGGCCACATCGCGGGCAGGGCTGAGCAATTCCAGGTGATGCTTGGGCAAGGACATAGTTTTTTTAGTCAGGCTGTCACGGTTAGGCGCGCATTCTACCCGTGAAACGCGCGCCCGGCACGCCTGTGCTGCCCGATGGCTATTGCAGGCCTGGTCTCGCTTTTGTAGGAGCTGCGGCACGCTGCGATCTTTTGATCTTGATTTCAAAGATCAAAAGATCGCAGCCTCGTTCCACTCGACAGCGCCTACAGAGATTTATGTCGTCAGGTCAGGCCTTGGCGGCCATCGCGGTCACTTCCACACGCATGCCTTCGACGGCCAGCGAGGCAACGCCAACTGCCGCCCGAACCGGCCACGGCTTGGCGAAGAACCGCTTGTAAACCTCGTTGAACGCCGCGCGATCAGCCATGTCGGTGAGGTAGATGGTCAGGTGCATCACCCGATCCATCGAACTGCCGGCACGTTCCAATGCGACTTTCAGCGCTTGCAGCGTGCATTCGCTTTGCTCGGTAATACCCCCCAGTTCCAGGCTGCCATCGGCACGGGTCGGAATTTGCGTGGAGACCATGATCCCGCCAAAGGTTGCGACGTCGGAGGAAATGGAGTCGGCGTCCGGGTCTGGAGTGAACGTGATGTCTTGGTTGGCCATGCTGATCTCTTGTTTGAGTGAGTAAAAGATCGCGCCAGTTTACAGATTCAATGGCGACATGGCCCGTTCACACAAACGACACGGATCAGACTGGCTGTGTGGCGGCTTCTGCCGCCATCGCCAACTGCACACTTGGCCGGTCGGCGATGCGCTTCATGTAGGCGGCCAGCACCGGCCAGTTCTCAATATCGATGTTGAATGTCGGTAGCCAGGTGAGGACGGTAAACAGGTAGGCGTCGGCCACGCTGAAGGTACTCATCAGATAGTCCTGTGTGGCGAGCATCTGGCTCAATAACTCCAAACGCGAAAACAGTTTGTGTTTGAAGAGCGACTTGATCGATTCCGGAATCTGACTGTTAAACAGCGGCGCACTGCCGCCATGCATTTCGCTGCTGATGAAGTTCAGATGTTCCTGCAAGCGCGAACGCTCCCACACGCCATTGGCCGGCGCCAGCGCACTCCCAGGAACCTGATCGGCAAGGAACTGCAGGATCGCCGGCCCCTCCGTCAACACCTCGCCGTTATCCAGCACCAGCGCTGCCACATACCCCTTGGGATTGATCTCACGAAAATCACGCCCGTCGGCGGTGCGTTTGGTCTGGTTGTTGACGCGAATCAACTCGAACGGCATCCCCAGTTCCCGGAGCACAATGTGCGGTGACAGAGAACAGGTCATCGGTGCGAAATACCGTTTCATGGCAGTTCCTTGTAGAGACAGGGCGCCAGAATCCAATGTCACTGAGCGTTTCGCAAAGGTCATTTCGAGTGTTAGCGTATGACAAAATCTCATGAGTATTGAGCGTCATATGGTTGCCAGATTGCCCTCCTTGAATGGCTTGAGAGCTTTCGAGTCCGCTGCTCGGCACATGAGCTTTACCTTGGCTGCACAGGAGCTGAACGTCACGCAAACCGCGATCAGTCATCAGATCCGTCGACTAGAAGATGAGCTTGGCGTGCCTCTGTTTCTGCGGTTGAAGGACGGTTTGGCGCTCACGGCAGACGGGCATGCCTACTTGCCCGGCATCCGTTC
The sequence above is drawn from the Pseudomonas sp. FP2196 genome and encodes:
- a CDS encoding alpha/beta fold hydrolase, producing the protein MKKALHTRKTAFGLSILALSLFGAFGTVQAQTSEPAAVSYSAPSPFGPLKHVKAGVLDVAYAETGPANGPVVILLHGWPYDIHSYDEVAPLLAAKGYRVLMPYARGYGDTQFLSKDTLRNGQPAALASDVIDFMDALKIKQAVLGGYDWGARSAGIVSALWPERVKALVSVSGYLIGNQAAGQNPLPPKAELQWWYQFYFATDRGRAGYAKNTHDFAKLIWQTASPQWEFDDATFDRSAKALENPDHVDITVFNYRWRLGLVQGEAKYAALEQKLATAPSISVPTITLEGDANGAPHPAPEDYAKRFTGKYQFRLINGGIGHNLPQEDPQAFAKAVIDADHL
- a CDS encoding LysR family transcriptional regulator, which produces MDRFDAMQAFARVVEAGSFTKAAETLHMSKTTVTQLVQQLEARLRVRLLNRTTRKVNVTADGTLYYERVIKLLADLEDAETSLSGAAALPSGRLRVDVPSPLARHILVPALPGFHARYPDIQIDMGVSDRIVDIIDENVDCVVRGGELLDQSLMARKVADLPLGVFAAPAYLARAGTLVHPQELEDSHHRVVGFLWARTGKPVPYALHNDSESLQIKGRHVLAVDDGNAYLAAGLAGMGVLWLPKYMSDAHVAQGELVPLFEDWQLEPMPLYVAYPPNRHVSRKLRVFIDWIVELMA
- a CDS encoding RidA family protein — encoded protein: MTQRDVVFPPARRTLYERNRYSPAIRSNGFLFVSGQVGSTEDGSPEPDLQNQVRQAFVNLNAILDEAGCTFADVVDVTVFIVDPQSKFETIWNVVLTEFWGDAPHPTVTAVGVTWLYGFDFEIKVIARLPDNH
- a CDS encoding GlxA family transcriptional regulator, yielding MDPTLIERRQFSGGMKGKNLRYLNEQSAETRITRTGFLLLEHFSLPAFTQALDTIITSNLLRPGLFAARTFALSDEEVVSDLGLIIRPDARIDLPALQELDLLVVCGGYRTELKATDALIHLLRAAAERGVSLAGLWNGAWFLGRAGLLDGYRCAIHPEHRPALTEIAKSTQVSSEPYVIDRDRLTASSPSGAFHMALDWIKSLHGKALVEGIEDILAFEESRYRRIKPDENICVSAPLREVVKLMDANLEEPLELEQLAVYAGRSRRQLERLFKEQLGTTPQRYYLELRITEARRLLQHTELSQVEVLVACGFVSPSHFSKCYSSYFGYRPSKEKRLVK
- a CDS encoding DUF6124 family protein, with translation MSKTPEPPVTDPDCLSPAAVIMATPYTPSTLFTVNPQSDTESLLTNASGSLASAAVMLGNFAGALEGSNRNTLLGIAQVVMLGELAVNKALDNVVPID
- the gstA gene encoding glutathione transferase GstA, whose amino-acid sequence is MKRYFAPMTCSLSPHIVLRELGMPFELIRVNNQTKRTADGRDFREINPKGYVAALVLDNGEVLTEGPAILQFLADQVPGSALAPANGVWERSRLQEHLNFISSEMHGGSAPLFNSQIPESIKSLFKHKLFSRLELLSQMLATQDYLMSTFSVADAYLFTVLTWLPTFNIDIENWPVLAAYMKRIADRPSVQLAMAAEAATQPV
- a CDS encoding RidA family protein, which translates into the protein MANQDITFTPDPDADSISSDVATFGGIMVSTQIPTRADGSLELGGITEQSECTLQALKVALERAGSSMDRVMHLTIYLTDMADRAAFNEVYKRFFAKPWPVRAAVGVASLAVEGMRVEVTAMAAKA
- a CDS encoding putative selenate ABC transporter substrate-binding protein; its protein translation is MLKRTLALTAGLALSFSALVTQAADVLRVSAIPDEAPTELLRKFEPLGAYLEQQLGMKVQFVPVADYPAVVEALATDRLDMAWLGGFTFVQARLKTDATTPVIPLVQREQDAQFTSKFITADPNVKSLADLKGKTFAFGSVSSTSGSLMPRYFMLKNDNIKPEAYFSRVAYSGAHDATVAWVQAGKVDAGVLNASVWQKLVDAGKVDTTKVKVFATTPTYFDYNWTVRGTLDPALAAKIKKAFLDLDPANPEQKKILDLQAASRFIDTKPENYKGIEEAARAAELLK
- a CDS encoding U32 family peptidase, producing the protein MSLPKHHLELLSPARDVAIAREAILHGADAVYIGGPSFGARHNACNEVSEIAELVEFARKYHARIFTTINTILHDNELEPARKLIHQLYDAGVDALIVQDLGVMELDIPPIELHASTQTDIRTLERAKFLDQAGFSQLVLARELNLQEIRAIADETDAAIEFFIHGALCVAFSGQCNISHAQTGRSANRGDCSQACRLPYTLKDEKGGVIAYEKHLLSMKDNNQSANIRALVEAGVRSFKIEGRYKDMGYVKNITAYYRQRLDDVLEDRPDLARASSGRTAHFFLPDPEKTFHRGSTDYFVTDRKIDIGAFDSPTFTGLPVGTVEKVGKRDMQVVTHEPLSNGDGLNVLVKREVVGFRANIAEPKGEFEEDGEKRYRYRVEPNEMPEGLFKLRPSHPLNRNLDHNWQQALQKTSSERRVALSWFARLREEQLEITATSEEGISASVTLNGPFGVANKPEQALEQLRDLLGQLGTTQYHATDIKLDAPQAFFIPNSQLKSLRREVIEALTAARVAAHPRGSRKAETSPPPVYPDSHLTFLANVYNQKARDFYHRHGVKLIDAAYEAHEEPGEVPVMITKHCLRFSFNLCPKQAKGVTGVRTKVAPMQLIHGDEVLTLKFDCKPCEMHIIGKMKGHILNLPQPGSVVGHISPEDLMKTIPRAPH
- a CDS encoding DUF6124 family protein translates to MFKITPNPPETDSIPYDPALDVQNIKKATEHAINFYLNPSALKTSVPTRKTGKVYLIDPAADNETLLVEATETLSSASDMARELADSIDPSQRKKMLILQQVIMLSELVVGRVLDNQRLPH
- a CDS encoding nitrilase-related carbon-nitrogen hydrolase, giving the protein MLTAFLQYPVSFGDPAANFNKIRDAVDSAQFDLLVMPELCTIGYFHESPEALFLHAESALDGPTAQFLLQLSADKNATLIAGIAERDGDQIFNTAIVVSRGRWLGKQRKCHLSRIEKLIFTPGDSLACFDDGICRFGVLTCFDLWMPEAARLLVRQGAQLLCCPANYGGPWTTQLARIRAMENATPLICANRTGVEMYAGAEATFRGESQIVGPMGEVWTCATEETSLGLSIIDPAAHVLKANPMCDDLMAEASRYALAGPHLK